Below is a genomic region from Enterobacter hormaechei subsp. xiangfangensis.
ATACTGATGATCTTCTTAAGCAGCGGGGCGATGGCTATCTGCCCGGTCTGGTCACCGGCTAAAGCCGGGCAGGAGATCGCGGCCCTGAAGGCGCAGCTGACCCGCTGGAATGAAGATTACTGGAAGCAGGGCAGCAGCGAGGTGAGCGACGACGTTTACGACAGGCTTAACGGCCGCTTAAAACAGTGGCAGCGCTGTTTTCACGATGAGCCGCTGCACGACGATCGCCCTGCCGCCAGCGGGACGGTGAAGCATCCCTTCGCCCATACCGGCGTGCATAAAGTAGAAAGCAAGCAGGCGCTTAGCCGCTGGATGGCGACGCAGCAGGATCTCTGGGTACAGCCAAAGGTGGATGGTGTTGCGGTCACCCTGGTCTACAAAAACGGCAAGCTGGCGCAGGCGATCAGCCGGGGCGACGGCTTACAGGGGGAAGAGTGGACGGCACAGGCGCGAATGATCCCCGCTATTCCGCAAACACTGGCCGGGCCGCTTGCCAACAGCGTGTTGCAGGGGGAACTTTTTCTGCTGCGCGAGGGGCATATCCAGCAGCGGATGGGGGGGATGAACGCGCGTGCGAAGGTAGCGGGGGCGATGATGCGCGCGACCGATCGCGCAGCGCTGAAGCAGACAGGCATTTTTATCTGGGCCTGGCCGAACGGCCCAAAAGTGATGAAAGCACGCCTTTCCGCGCTGGCGGAGGCTGGTTTTACCCTGACGGCGCGCTATACCCTGCCGGTTAAAAACGCGGCTGACGTGGAAGCGCAGCGGACGGCCTGGTTTAAGGCTTCGTTGCCCTTCGCCACGGATGGCATCGTGGTCCGCGCCTCGGCAGAGCCGCCGGGCGAGGAGTGGCTGCCGGGGGAAGGAAGTTGGGTCGTCGCATGGAAATACCTTCCTGTGGCCCAGGTGACGG
It encodes:
- the ligB gene encoding NAD-dependent DNA ligase LigB is translated as MVKWISILMIFLSSGAMAICPVWSPAKAGQEIAALKAQLTRWNEDYWKQGSSEVSDDVYDRLNGRLKQWQRCFHDEPLHDDRPAASGTVKHPFAHTGVHKVESKQALSRWMATQQDLWVQPKVDGVAVTLVYKNGKLAQAISRGDGLQGEEWTAQARMIPAIPQTLAGPLANSVLQGELFLLREGHIQQRMGGMNARAKVAGAMMRATDRAALKQTGIFIWAWPNGPKVMKARLSALAEAGFTLTARYTLPVKNAADVEAQRTAWFKASLPFATDGIVVRASAEPPGEEWLPGEGSWVVAWKYLPVAQVTEVKAIHFTVGRTGRITAIAQLEPLMLDDKHVQRVSLGSVNRWQRLDIAPGDQVLVSLAGQGIPRLDNVVWRNVDRRKPQSPSSRYNGLTCFYASPECMEQFFARLTWLSSRQALDIEGMGESGWRTLYQAHRFEHLFSWLQLTQAQLTATPGISASHGAALWHQFNLARERPFIRWITAMGIPLARSTLKAAGDRTWQALIQRSEAEWRLLPGVGQEKARQIVNWLHQPQIDALAKWLAAEHIGGF